The following proteins are co-located in the Theropithecus gelada isolate Dixy chromosome 19, Tgel_1.0, whole genome shotgun sequence genome:
- the FBL gene encoding rRNA 2'-O-methyltransferase fibrillarin: protein MKPGFSPRGGGFGGRGGFGDRGGRGGRGGFGGGRGRGGGFRGRGRGGGGGGGGGGGGGGRGGGFHSGGNRGRGRGGKRGNQSGKNVMVEPHRHEGVFICRGKEDALVTKNLVPGESVYGEKRVSISEGDDKIEYRAWNPFRSKLAAAILGGVDQIHIKPGAKVLYLGAASGTTVSHVSDIVGPDGLVYAVEFSHRSGRDLINLAKKRTNIIPVIEDARHPHKYRMLIAMVDVIFADVAQPDQTRIVALNAHTFLRNGGHFVISIKANCIDSTASAEAVFASEVKKMQQENMKPQEQLTLEPYERDHAVVVGVYRPPPKVKN, encoded by the exons ATGAAGCCAG GTTTCAGTCCCCGTGGGGGTGGCTTTGGCGGCCGAGGGGGCTTTGGTGACCGTGGTGGTCGTGGAGGCCGAGGGGGCTTTGGCGGGGGCCGAGGTCGAGGCGGAGGCTTTAGAGGTCGTGGACGAGGAGgtggcggcggtggcggcggcggtggtggaggaggaggaagag GTGGAGGCTTCCATTCTGGCGGCAACCGGGGTCGTGGTcggggaggaaaaagaggaaaccaGTCGGGGAAGAATGTGATGGTGGAGCCGCATCGGCATGAGG GTGTCTTCATTTGTCGAGGAAAGGAAGATGCACTGGTCACCAAAAACCTGGTCCCTGGGGAATCAGTTTATGGGGAGAAGAGAGTCTCTATTTCG GAAGGAGATGACAAAATCGAGTACCGAGCCTGGAACCCTTTCCGCTCCAAGCTGGCTGCAGCAATCCTGGGTGGTGTGGACCAGATCCACATCAAACCGGGGGCTAAGGTGCTCTACCTCGGGGCTGCCTCGGGCACCACCGTCTCCCATGTCTCTGACATCGTCGGTCCG gatgGTCTAGTCTATGCAGTCGAGTTCTCCCACCGCTCTGGCCGTGACCTCATTAACTTGGCCAAGAAGAGGACCAACATCATTCCTGTGATCGAAGATGCTCGGCACCCACACAAATACCGCATGCTCATCG CAATGGTGGATGTGATCTTTGCTGATGTGGCCCAGCCAGACCAGACCCGGATTGTGGCCCTGAATGCCCACACCTTCCTGCGTAATGGAGGACACTTTGTGATTTCCATTAAG GCCAACTGCATTGACTCCACAGCCTCAGCCGAGGCTGTGTTTGCCTCCGAAGTGAAAAAGATGCAGCAGGAGAATATGAAGCCGCAGGAGCAGTTGACCCTTGAGCCATATGAAAGAGACCATGCCGTGGTCGTGGGAGTGTACAG GCCACCCCCCAAGGTGAAGAACTGA